Proteins encoded within one genomic window of Microbacterium soli:
- a CDS encoding diacylglycerol/lipid kinase family protein produces the protein MSTRDHPAAGRRHAAAVVVYNPAKTPLERLRPVVAEYEIQHGWAQTRWYETRSDDAGRAAAEHALAADPAVVMVAGGDGTVRAVAEVMQGTGIPVALVPLGTGNLLARDIGAPLNDIAACVSVAFAGEDRSVDVGVAELEDESGARRSHTFMVMAGIGLDAEMAESTSTIAKKHLGWFAYVTPIARSVIVNKLFHLDYRIDGGRVRSTRAHTVIVGNCGTLTGNMLLIPAAIIDDGLLDVVMMRPTGRFGWARIGTRLTLQGLARRSPLSRKILQQKPDLHALAYVQGTRFDARFDAPHLIELDGDSFGHITRVRVSVRPGALHVRVAAETNSVEKGTAARQRPSRL, from the coding sequence GTGAGCACGCGCGACCACCCGGCAGCCGGGCGACGGCACGCCGCCGCCGTCGTCGTTTATAACCCCGCGAAGACCCCGCTGGAGCGGCTTCGCCCCGTGGTCGCGGAGTATGAAATCCAGCACGGGTGGGCGCAGACGCGCTGGTACGAGACCCGCAGCGACGACGCGGGCCGGGCCGCCGCGGAGCACGCTCTCGCTGCTGATCCGGCGGTGGTGATGGTCGCGGGCGGCGACGGCACGGTCCGAGCCGTCGCGGAGGTGATGCAAGGCACGGGCATCCCGGTCGCGCTGGTTCCCCTGGGCACCGGCAATCTCCTCGCACGTGATATCGGTGCGCCGCTCAACGACATCGCCGCCTGCGTCTCCGTTGCCTTCGCAGGTGAGGACCGGTCCGTGGATGTCGGGGTGGCTGAGCTCGAGGACGAGAGCGGCGCCCGGCGTTCGCACACGTTCATGGTCATGGCCGGCATCGGACTGGATGCGGAGATGGCGGAGAGCACGAGCACCATCGCGAAAAAGCATCTCGGCTGGTTCGCGTACGTCACACCGATCGCCCGCTCGGTCATCGTGAACAAGCTCTTCCATCTCGACTACCGAATCGACGGAGGGCGGGTGAGGTCGACGCGGGCGCACACGGTCATCGTCGGCAACTGCGGAACCCTCACCGGGAACATGCTCCTGATCCCCGCTGCGATCATCGACGACGGGCTGCTGGACGTCGTGATGATGCGCCCGACAGGACGCTTCGGGTGGGCGCGGATCGGAACCCGCCTCACCCTGCAAGGCCTCGCCCGCCGCTCCCCGCTCAGCCGCAAGATCCTCCAGCAGAAACCCGACCTCCACGCACTCGCATACGTTCAAGGAACCCGGTTCGACGCCCGGTTCGACGCCCCTCACCTCATCGAACTCGACGGCGACAGCTTCGGCCACATCACCCGTGTTCGTGTCAGTGTCCGCCCAGGCGCCCTGCATGTGCGCGTGGCGGCCGAAACGAACTCGGTGGAGAAGGGCACCGCCGCCCGGCAGCGGCCGTCACGCCTTTAG
- a CDS encoding acyl-CoA desaturase: MDRRSGRAGSEFTALAKTIRDQGLLRRRYGYYWSKLIGLPLVLTGGLLAFVWIGDTWWQLFTAVFLAVVFTQIAFLGHDSAHRQIFVSGKWNDWVSLVLGDLLVGMSYGWWQHKHTRHHANPNKLGSDPDIELPVIVVAPERAAPRGRVLSWLRSHQGIFFFPILLLEGVSLHASGVRRVVTRGPLSRRWVEIGFLLVRLVGFPVLVFLVLSPGIAFVFLAVQLGLFGFYMGVSFAPNHKGMPIVPSDASFDFLRRQAMMSRNVRGGRLLDTAMGGLNYQIEHHLFPSMPRPHLRKAAPIIAAYCRSHDVPYVQTGLLASYAIIVRYINRVGLGERDVFTCPLVEQRRYITAAPQ, encoded by the coding sequence ATGGATCGGCGGAGCGGCAGGGCTGGGAGTGAGTTCACGGCCCTGGCGAAGACGATCCGGGATCAGGGGTTGCTGCGTCGCCGATATGGGTATTACTGGTCGAAGCTGATCGGCTTGCCGCTCGTGCTCACCGGCGGGCTGTTGGCGTTCGTGTGGATCGGTGACACGTGGTGGCAGCTGTTCACGGCGGTGTTCCTGGCGGTAGTGTTCACGCAGATCGCCTTTCTCGGGCATGATTCGGCGCACCGGCAGATCTTCGTTTCGGGCAAGTGGAACGATTGGGTGAGCCTTGTCCTCGGCGACCTGCTGGTGGGGATGAGCTACGGGTGGTGGCAGCACAAGCACACCCGTCACCACGCGAATCCGAACAAGCTGGGGTCTGATCCGGACATCGAGCTGCCGGTGATCGTCGTGGCTCCCGAGCGTGCCGCGCCGAGAGGGCGGGTTCTGTCGTGGTTGCGCTCGCATCAGGGGATCTTCTTCTTCCCGATCCTGCTCCTGGAAGGTGTCTCGCTGCATGCGTCCGGGGTGCGTCGGGTGGTCACGCGCGGTCCGTTGAGCAGGCGATGGGTCGAGATCGGGTTCCTCTTGGTCCGGCTGGTCGGTTTCCCGGTGCTCGTCTTCCTCGTGCTGTCGCCGGGCATCGCGTTCGTGTTCCTCGCGGTGCAGCTCGGGCTCTTCGGGTTCTACATGGGCGTCTCGTTCGCCCCGAACCACAAGGGGATGCCGATCGTGCCGAGCGATGCGAGCTTCGACTTCCTGCGCCGCCAGGCGATGATGAGCCGAAACGTCCGCGGCGGACGTCTGCTCGACACCGCGATGGGCGGGTTGAATTATCAGATCGAGCATCACCTCTTTCCGTCCATGCCGCGCCCTCACCTGCGCAAGGCGGCGCCTATCATCGCCGCGTACTGCCGGAGCCATGATGTGCCGTATGTGCAGACCGGGCTGCTGGCGTCCTATGCGATCATCGTGCGGTACATCAACCGTGTCGGGCTCGGGGAGCGCGACGTGTTCACCTGCCCCCTGGTCGAGCAGCGCCGTTACATCACCGCAGCCCCGCAGTGA
- a CDS encoding DUF3662 and FHA domain-containing protein, which yields MGLLDSFEKGLERAVNSAFAKTFRSGIQPVEIASALRREADTNAAVVSRERIITPSEYLVRLSAEDDERMQALGHALIDELHTLLTSHARTQGYSFAGPLHITLQSDEHVATGTVRVSASAVQSGVTWQGVVEVDGRQHTLTSARTVIGRGGDADITIADAGSSRRHAEILWDGERALLRDLRSTNGTKVDGQKVSEAPLSTGTAFTIGRTQLVFRVVPASGSPAPGAHGLRGGVS from the coding sequence GTGGGACTACTTGACAGCTTTGAGAAGGGTCTCGAACGCGCAGTGAACAGCGCGTTCGCCAAGACCTTCCGCAGCGGCATCCAGCCCGTCGAGATCGCCTCCGCCCTGCGCCGCGAGGCCGACACGAACGCGGCTGTGGTCAGCCGTGAGCGGATCATCACGCCCAGCGAGTACCTGGTGCGCCTGAGCGCGGAGGACGATGAGCGGATGCAGGCACTCGGCCACGCCCTCATCGACGAGCTCCACACCCTGCTGACCTCGCACGCCCGCACCCAGGGATACAGCTTCGCCGGCCCGCTGCACATCACGCTGCAGAGCGACGAGCACGTGGCCACCGGGACGGTCCGCGTCAGCGCGTCCGCCGTGCAGAGCGGCGTCACCTGGCAGGGCGTCGTCGAGGTCGACGGCAGGCAGCACACTCTCACGAGCGCACGCACGGTGATCGGCCGCGGCGGCGATGCCGACATCACGATCGCCGATGCCGGGTCCAGCCGCCGGCACGCCGAGATCCTCTGGGACGGCGAGCGCGCCCTGCTGCGCGACCTCCGTTCGACCAACGGCACCAAAGTGGACGGGCAGAAGGTGAGCGAGGCCCCGCTGAGCACCGGCACCGCGTTCACCATCGGACGCACGCAGCTGGTCTTCCGCGTCGTTCCCGCCTCCGGCTCCCCCGCCCCGGGCGCCCACGGCCTGCGAGGAGGCGTCTCGTGA
- a CDS encoding FHA domain-containing protein FhaB/FipA has protein sequence MSELMLLVLRVGFLVLLWFFVFAVVYSLRADLFGVRVRKLPAAEVAAPASPVHSAPRPSGTPAQAATRLLITSGPKAGLEVPLGGAESLSIGRSSESGLVIRDDYTSSHHARISRRGDIWTLQDLGSTNGTFVNGQRLGDKAVQLQIGASVKVGATTFELRA, from the coding sequence GTGAGCGAACTGATGCTGCTCGTGCTGCGTGTCGGGTTCCTCGTGCTGCTGTGGTTCTTCGTGTTCGCCGTGGTCTACTCGCTGCGCGCCGACCTGTTCGGCGTGCGGGTGCGCAAGCTGCCCGCCGCTGAGGTCGCGGCACCGGCCTCCCCGGTGCACAGCGCCCCTCGGCCGAGCGGAACCCCGGCCCAGGCCGCCACCCGGCTCCTGATCACCTCCGGCCCGAAGGCGGGTCTGGAGGTTCCGCTGGGCGGCGCCGAGTCCCTGTCCATCGGCCGCTCCAGCGAGTCGGGTCTGGTGATCCGCGACGACTACACCTCCAGCCACCACGCCCGCATCTCCCGACGCGGGGACATCTGGACCCTCCAGGACCTCGGCTCCACCAACGGCACCTTCGTGAACGGCCAGCGGCTGGGCGACAAGGCCGTGCAGCTGCAGATCGGCGCGTCCGTCAAGGTGGGCGCCACGACCTTCGAGCTGCGAGCGTAA
- a CDS encoding PP2C family protein-serine/threonine phosphatase, with amino-acid sequence MVFEGSSAAISHTGKVRSNNQDSGYSGANLFVVADGMGGHAGGDVASSIAISRMEGLDEHYASTDDAEAALQAAATTAASDLVRASKERPELAGLGTTLSAIIMVDDHAVIGHIGDSRIYLYRDDALTQITTDHTFVQRLVDSGRITLEEARYHPRRSVLMRVLSDMDIAPDLDMFVMPTRPGDRWLLCSDGLSGVVDDTHIAKAMSQGLAPGRTADILLKQALDGGAPDNVTVVLVDVGGAHPLSSGTPTVVGAASDPTDLPVPAPRSSLSGWLHPVLQAANEPSHFEPDSDYFEEIIEEDRRRRTRRRIAWLGAFLVAVLALIGLGILAYNWTQTRYFVGADDDSVVIYRGVQQDLGPIKLSTEVKDTFILLADLPSYQRASVERTINARSFADAVAITERLRASALPPVPVPVPTPDPTPGAPTAPAPNATEEAPTP; translated from the coding sequence ATGGTCTTCGAGGGCTCGAGCGCCGCGATCTCCCACACCGGCAAGGTGCGCTCCAACAACCAGGACTCCGGGTACTCCGGCGCGAACCTGTTCGTCGTCGCCGACGGCATGGGCGGGCACGCCGGCGGCGACGTCGCCTCCAGCATCGCGATCAGCCGCATGGAGGGCCTCGACGAGCACTACGCCTCCACCGACGACGCCGAGGCCGCGCTGCAGGCCGCGGCCACGACCGCCGCATCCGATCTGGTGCGCGCCTCCAAGGAGCGCCCGGAACTGGCGGGGCTCGGCACCACGCTCAGCGCGATCATCATGGTCGACGACCACGCCGTCATCGGCCACATCGGCGACTCCCGCATCTACCTGTACCGCGACGATGCGCTCACCCAGATCACCACCGACCACACCTTCGTGCAGCGGCTGGTCGACTCCGGCCGCATCACCCTCGAAGAGGCCCGTTACCACCCGCGCCGCTCGGTGCTGATGCGCGTGCTCAGCGACATGGACATCGCCCCCGACCTGGACATGTTCGTCATGCCCACGCGTCCGGGGGATCGCTGGCTGCTGTGCTCGGACGGGCTGTCCGGCGTGGTCGACGACACGCACATCGCCAAGGCCATGTCGCAGGGGCTCGCCCCCGGACGCACGGCCGACATCCTGCTCAAACAGGCCCTCGACGGCGGAGCCCCCGACAACGTCACCGTCGTGCTCGTGGACGTCGGCGGGGCGCATCCGCTCTCCTCCGGCACTCCGACGGTGGTCGGCGCCGCGTCGGACCCCACCGACCTGCCCGTGCCCGCCCCGCGATCGTCGCTCAGCGGCTGGCTGCACCCCGTGCTGCAGGCCGCCAACGAACCCAGCCACTTCGAGCCGGACTCCGACTACTTCGAGGAGATCATCGAAGAGGACAGGCGTCGGCGCACCCGCCGCCGCATCGCCTGGCTGGGCGCGTTCCTCGTGGCGGTGCTCGCGCTCATCGGTTTGGGGATCCTCGCCTACAACTGGACGCAGACGCGCTACTTCGTCGGCGCCGACGACGACAGCGTGGTGATCTACCGCGGCGTGCAGCAGGACCTCGGCCCCATCAAGCTGTCCACCGAGGTGAAGGACACCTTCATCCTGCTCGCCGATCTGCCCAGCTATCAGCGGGCGTCGGTGGAGCGCACCATCAACGCCCGCTCCTTCGCCGACGCGGTCGCCATCACCGAGCGACTGCGCGCCAGCGCCCTGCCACCGGTCCCCGTGCCCGTCCCGACCCCCGACCCGACGCCGGGTGCCCCCACCGCGCCCGCCCCGAACGCGACGGAGGAGGCGCCGACACCATGA
- a CDS encoding FtsW/RodA/SpoVE family cell cycle protein: MTDVTADTSVVKALKRIRMPQKQRNREFWLLLFAIVLSAGALTLVQLGALKTIDPMILLIGGGPAVLALAVHIVLRVVASDADPFVLPIGTALTGLGIAMIYRIDLAAENSGWSALSIKQLAWMAISLAGVIALIIALRNYRVLYRFTYLSGLAGIVLLVLPSIPFLKARGATADVWVSIAGVFSFQPGELAKICLAIFFAGYLVRTRESLSSVGTRFLGMTWPRMRELGPVLVVWVVSLLIIVSQHDLGTGVLIFGMFIAMLYVATGKTSWVLIGLAGVAAGAFLATRVLAYVERRFTNWLDAFNPDIIDARGGSYQLVEGIFGLAHGGLIGTGWGQGRPQITPLAASDYIIPSLGEELGIVGLFAILCLYMVFVSRGLRIGLAGQDDFGRLLATGLSFTIALQVFIMVGGVTRVIPLTGLTTPFLAAGGSSLVANWLIVALLLRISDGVRRQPRVVIG, from the coding sequence ATGACCGACGTCACCGCCGACACCAGCGTCGTCAAGGCGCTCAAGCGCATCCGGATGCCGCAGAAGCAGCGCAACCGGGAGTTCTGGCTGCTGCTGTTCGCCATCGTGCTCTCCGCCGGTGCGCTCACCCTCGTGCAGCTGGGTGCGCTGAAGACCATCGACCCGATGATCCTCCTCATCGGCGGCGGACCCGCCGTGCTGGCGCTCGCGGTGCACATCGTGCTGCGCGTGGTGGCCTCGGATGCGGACCCCTTCGTCCTCCCGATCGGCACGGCCCTGACGGGGCTGGGCATCGCGATGATCTACCGCATCGACCTCGCCGCGGAGAACTCCGGATGGTCCGCGCTGTCCATCAAGCAGCTGGCGTGGATGGCCATCTCGCTGGCGGGCGTCATCGCCCTGATCATCGCGCTGCGCAACTACCGGGTGCTGTACCGCTTCACCTACCTGTCCGGGCTCGCCGGCATCGTGCTGCTCGTGCTGCCGTCCATCCCGTTCCTCAAGGCCAGGGGCGCGACGGCCGACGTGTGGGTGTCGATCGCCGGCGTGTTCTCGTTCCAGCCCGGCGAGCTGGCCAAGATCTGCCTGGCGATCTTCTTCGCCGGGTACCTCGTGCGCACTCGGGAGAGCCTCAGTTCCGTGGGCACCCGGTTCCTCGGCATGACCTGGCCGCGCATGCGCGAGCTCGGGCCCGTGCTGGTGGTGTGGGTCGTCTCGCTGCTGATCATCGTCAGCCAGCACGACCTCGGCACCGGCGTGCTGATCTTCGGCATGTTCATCGCGATGCTGTACGTGGCCACCGGAAAGACCAGCTGGGTGCTCATCGGCCTGGCCGGCGTCGCCGCCGGAGCGTTCCTCGCCACCCGGGTGCTGGCGTACGTCGAGCGCCGCTTCACGAACTGGCTGGACGCCTTCAACCCCGACATCATCGACGCGCGGGGCGGCAGCTACCAGCTCGTGGAGGGGATCTTCGGGCTCGCCCACGGCGGCCTGATCGGCACCGGCTGGGGGCAGGGGCGCCCGCAGATCACCCCGCTCGCGGCCAGCGACTACATCATCCCGAGCCTGGGGGAGGAGCTGGGCATCGTCGGCCTGTTCGCGATCCTCTGCCTGTACATGGTGTTCGTCAGTCGCGGGCTGCGCATCGGGCTGGCCGGCCAGGACGATTTCGGCAGGCTGCTGGCCACCGGGCTGTCGTTCACGATCGCACTGCAGGTGTTCATCATGGTCGGCGGCGTCACCCGGGTCATCCCGCTGACGGGCCTGACCACCCCGTTCCTCGCCGCCGGCGGCTCGTCGCTCGTGGCCAACTGGCTCATCGTCGCCCTCCTGCTGCGCATCAGCGACGGCGTGCGCCGCCAACCCAGGGTCGTGATCGGATGA
- a CDS encoding penicillin-binding protein 2 — MTKELRRLSFVVLAMFLSLFVASSWIQVVDADNLAQNAANTRTRLDSYQIQRGSILVDDSAIVTSVPTGDRYQYQRVYTDAEMWAPVTGYFNPALQAATGIESALNSDLSGTGSNAFFAEIERILSGQPQQGLSASLTLSAKAQRAAWDAMQEKGYQGAVVAIEPATGRILAMVSTPGFDTNKLAAHDPAAVDAEHERLVADPAKPLYNRAIAGNLNPPGSTFKLVVATAALRSGDWTLESTLPNPAVYQLPGSDRQVSNAWKGTCGEGETTTIAEALRRSCNIPMAELAVELGGEAIRETAELYGFNTEFDIPLEATPSSYPPDLNAPQTALTGFGQGQVTATPLQMAMVAAGIANGGTVMTPRMVDAVIADDFETHTRFTDEAFDQVLTAAQARDLTAVLVEGVGSGAATGARIDGVDVAGKTGTAENGGNPYSLWFTGFAPAENPKVAVAVVVEDGGGRGQSGSGNGIAAPIAKKVIEAVLGR, encoded by the coding sequence ATGACCAAAGAACTGCGGAGGCTCAGCTTCGTCGTCCTCGCGATGTTCCTGTCGCTGTTCGTCGCGTCGAGCTGGATCCAGGTCGTCGACGCCGACAATCTCGCCCAGAACGCGGCCAACACCCGCACCCGCCTGGACAGCTACCAGATCCAGCGCGGGTCGATCCTCGTGGACGACTCGGCGATCGTCACCTCGGTGCCCACCGGCGACCGCTACCAGTATCAGCGCGTGTACACGGATGCGGAGATGTGGGCGCCCGTGACGGGATACTTCAACCCCGCACTGCAGGCCGCCACCGGCATCGAGAGCGCACTGAACTCCGATCTGTCCGGGACCGGCTCCAACGCGTTCTTCGCGGAGATCGAGCGCATCCTCTCCGGACAGCCGCAGCAGGGGCTCAGCGCCAGCCTGACCCTGAGCGCGAAGGCGCAGCGGGCGGCATGGGATGCGATGCAGGAGAAGGGCTATCAGGGCGCCGTCGTCGCGATCGAGCCCGCCACCGGCCGCATCCTGGCCATGGTGTCCACCCCCGGGTTCGACACGAACAAGCTGGCCGCACACGATCCCGCGGCCGTCGACGCCGAGCACGAGCGCCTGGTCGCCGACCCCGCCAAGCCGCTGTACAACCGCGCCATCGCCGGCAACCTCAACCCGCCGGGGTCGACCTTCAAGCTCGTCGTCGCGACGGCGGCGCTGCGCTCCGGCGACTGGACGCTGGAGTCGACGCTGCCCAACCCCGCCGTCTACCAGCTGCCCGGCTCGGACAGGCAGGTCTCCAACGCGTGGAAGGGCACGTGCGGCGAGGGCGAGACGACGACGATCGCGGAGGCGCTGCGGCGCAGCTGCAACATCCCGATGGCGGAGCTGGCCGTCGAGCTCGGCGGCGAGGCCATCCGCGAGACCGCCGAGCTGTACGGTTTCAACACCGAGTTCGACATCCCCCTGGAGGCGACCCCCTCGAGTTACCCGCCCGACCTGAACGCGCCGCAGACGGCGCTGACCGGGTTCGGCCAGGGGCAGGTCACCGCGACGCCGCTGCAGATGGCGATGGTGGCGGCGGGGATCGCCAACGGCGGCACCGTCATGACGCCGCGGATGGTGGATGCCGTGATCGCCGACGACTTCGAGACGCACACCCGGTTCACCGACGAGGCCTTCGATCAGGTGCTCACCGCCGCGCAGGCGCGCGACCTCACCGCGGTGCTGGTCGAGGGGGTCGGTTCGGGGGCGGCGACGGGTGCAAGAATAGACGGCGTCGACGTTGCCGGGAAGACGGGGACCGCCGAGAACGGCGGAAACCCGTACTCGCTGTGGTTCACAGGTTTCGCGCCGGCGGAGAATCCGAAGGTCGCGGTGGCGGTCGTCGTCGAAGACGGCGGTGGAAGAGGACAGTCGGGCTCCGGTAACGGGATTGCGGCTCCGATTGCGAAGAAAGTCATAGAGGCGGTGCTGGGCAGATGA
- a CDS encoding serine/threonine protein kinase, with the protein MRPTQGVSFGGRYELQSRIAIGGMGEVWEATDHVIGRTVAIKILKDEYMGDPGFLERFRAEARHAALVNHDGIASVFDYGEENGSAFLVMELVPGEALSTILERDGELSPDKTLDIVAQTASALQAAHAAGLVHRDIKPGNLLITPDGRVKITDFGIARIADQVPLTATGQVMGTVQYLSPEQASGHAASPATDVYSLGIVAYECLAGKRPFTGESQVAIAMAQINEQPPPLPDSVPRPVQNLVMAMIAKKPGDRPSSAATVSRAAQALRRGDLNSAAIAVPAIAAAGAADADDATRILTGMGDGEATRILPTTAQMPAGGATEEEAPTEKKKRSPWTWPLIALIALLVLALGGTLFSLLLNPGDETPIESTSSSAAPEPDDSPTEEAPEPVDVDALNLLGMTCDEATAALDAEGLVADCIAGTPASSEAEQGQIYEVVNGGNQTPPATIQVKYYADQVAVPAPSTAPTIPGAVTEGEEATVNWSAYNCPSGTAPLSSYEVTLVNATFKEGGGTERSFQPGVGSQVIVVDDDTAGKTVTATYRAFCGERASGMSGSGTSTTIQAAEPDPGTVLPTPPADLPGSDG; encoded by the coding sequence ATGAGGCCGACGCAGGGTGTGTCGTTCGGTGGTCGCTACGAGCTGCAGTCGCGGATCGCGATCGGTGGCATGGGAGAGGTCTGGGAGGCGACCGATCACGTCATCGGGCGAACCGTCGCCATCAAGATCCTCAAGGACGAGTACATGGGCGATCCGGGCTTCCTGGAGCGCTTCCGCGCGGAGGCCCGGCATGCGGCGCTCGTCAACCACGACGGCATCGCCAGTGTGTTCGACTACGGCGAGGAGAACGGCTCCGCCTTCCTGGTGATGGAGCTCGTGCCCGGCGAGGCGCTGTCGACGATCCTCGAGCGCGACGGCGAGCTCAGCCCCGACAAGACCCTCGACATCGTCGCACAGACCGCATCCGCCCTGCAGGCCGCGCACGCCGCGGGACTCGTGCACCGGGACATCAAGCCCGGCAACCTGCTGATCACCCCGGACGGGCGGGTGAAGATCACCGATTTCGGCATCGCCCGCATCGCCGACCAGGTGCCGCTGACGGCCACCGGCCAGGTGATGGGGACCGTGCAGTACCTGTCCCCCGAGCAGGCGTCCGGCCACGCCGCATCACCGGCCACGGACGTGTACTCGCTGGGCATCGTCGCGTACGAGTGCCTCGCCGGCAAGCGACCCTTCACCGGCGAGTCGCAGGTGGCGATCGCCATGGCGCAGATCAACGAGCAGCCTCCGCCGCTGCCCGATTCCGTCCCCCGCCCCGTGCAGAACCTCGTCATGGCGATGATCGCCAAGAAGCCGGGGGACCGGCCCTCCTCCGCCGCCACCGTGTCGCGCGCGGCGCAGGCGCTGCGCCGCGGCGACCTGAACTCGGCGGCGATCGCCGTGCCCGCCATCGCCGCTGCGGGTGCGGCGGATGCCGACGACGCCACGCGCATCCTGACGGGGATGGGCGACGGCGAGGCCACCCGCATCCTGCCCACCACGGCGCAGATGCCCGCCGGTGGCGCGACCGAGGAGGAAGCGCCGACGGAGAAGAAGAAGCGCAGCCCGTGGACCTGGCCGCTCATCGCGCTCATCGCCCTGCTCGTGCTCGCCCTCGGCGGCACGCTGTTCAGCCTGCTGCTCAACCCCGGCGATGAGACCCCCATCGAGTCGACCTCCAGCTCAGCCGCTCCCGAACCGGACGACAGCCCGACCGAGGAGGCCCCCGAGCCCGTCGACGTCGATGCGCTCAACCTTCTCGGCATGACGTGCGACGAGGCCACCGCCGCGCTGGATGCGGAGGGTCTCGTCGCCGACTGCATCGCGGGCACCCCGGCTTCCAGCGAGGCCGAGCAGGGCCAGATCTACGAGGTGGTCAACGGCGGCAACCAGACCCCACCGGCGACCATCCAGGTCAAGTACTACGCCGATCAGGTCGCCGTGCCGGCACCGTCCACCGCGCCCACCATCCCGGGCGCGGTCACCGAGGGCGAGGAGGCGACCGTGAACTGGAGCGCCTACAACTGCCCCTCCGGCACCGCGCCTCTCAGCTCCTACGAAGTCACCCTCGTCAACGCGACCTTCAAGGAGGGCGGCGGCACCGAGAGGAGCTTCCAGCCCGGCGTGGGCTCCCAGGTGATCGTCGTCGACGACGACACGGCGGGCAAGACGGTCACCGCCACGTACCGCGCGTTCTGCGGCGAACGCGCCTCCGGGATGTCCGGCTCGGGCACGTCGACGACCATCCAGGCCGCCGAGCCCGACCCGGGCACGGTCCTGCCCACGCCTCCCGCCGACCTGCCAGGTTCCGACGGGTAA